GACATCGTTTACGGAAAATCATCGAGTGTGATCTCATTAATCGGCGACATACCCGAAGTGCTACGCCATGGCGCGGGAGACATCAGCATGTTTGAATAATATCCGGCTCAGGTATAAAAAAACGCTCTGATAACTTAGCTTGTGAGCGTTTTGATCTTTTTACGGTCATTGGCAAATGATTGCCGACTTTTTTCAGTCAGTCAAACTCTCTCCGGAAAGATAAAAAATCCAGGGAAGCCCCCAATTAAAATCATTGAGGTTTGTAGACATAATCAGCGTGGAGATTGGGTTGAATCACTTGTTTTACGATGTCATTCACAGACGAATCTGCCAGATAGTCAACCAGCGAAAACTTCTTCTTTCTCGCATATACGGATGCGATCTTCCCCTTGATGCCCCCCATCCGCCCTGCCCATTCAACAGCATCCTCCAGATTGCCAAGCCGGTCGACCAGACCGGAATTCAAGGCCTGCTCTCCGGTAAAAATGCGACCGTCAGCAAGTTTCTTCAGCTTGTCAACGTCCATATGTCTTCCCAACGCCACATCATTGACAAACTGCTGATGAATGTTGTCGACAAACTTTTGAAAAACTATTTTTTCTTCTTCTTTCATGGTTCGAACGGGTGATCCCATATCTTTATATTCGCCGCTTTTAACTACCACTGGAACCAGACCGATTTTATCCAGTATATTCTGAAAATTCGTATAGCCCATAATCACTCCGATACTGCCGGTTATGGTGCCCGGATTGGCCATGATTCCCGAAGTGGCTGACGCAATATAATACCCGCCTGAAGCAACCACAGATCCCATCGAAGCAACCACTGCTTTCGTTTCAATGGTTTTGCGGATTTCCCGATAAATCTCCTGCGAAGGGCCTACGGCTCCTCCCGGGGAATTGATCCGGACAAGTATCGCTTTGATCGAACTATCTTCCCGAAATTGTTTAATATCATGAAGTAAATTTTTTGAATCGGTAATGACACCGTTAACTTCAACGATACCAACTTTTTCACCGGAAAGATGAGTATCAGTATAATCCATTCGAAAAAAAACCGCAATTATCAGGGTGATCATCAGAACGGTACCGGCAAGCATGCCGGTTAAGGCGAGGCTAAAAAAAAGAAATGGATGTCTGCGGGAAAACATGATACGGGCGATCCCTGCTCTGGTTCTTTCCAAAAGCAGGAAAAAGGATCGGGAGAAGAGAATAAACAGATCGTTTACCACGATTCCATTTATTCTCAGTCCTTTTCCTTTTCCCGCTCAATATTTTAGAATAACCTGTCAGAAATTCTTTATTCAGCTGCCATGAACCCGCAATTCAATTCACAGGGTTAAATGACGACGGAATAAAGCAGTTTATTTTTCACTCAACTTTTCTTGCAGGTTTTCTCGAAGTATTTCACCAAAATTTGATCTTGCCGGCGCCATGCTGTTGACATACTCGGTAAGCAGGGCTTTATCATCCTCGACTTCAAGACGTTTAATGGACAGTCCAATACGCCTTTCATCGCAGTTGATATTCATCACTTTGGCTTTGACGAGATCGCCGATGTTATACTTTCCGATCGGCGTTTTAATTTTTTCCTTACTGATTTCAGAGACATGAACCAATCCTTCAATACCCTCTTCCAGTTCAATGAATACGCCAAAATCCGTAACGTTCGTCACATTACCCGTGATTTCCGATCCGACCTGATACCGTTCTGCAACGCTCTTCCAGGGATCCGGCTGAAGCTGCTTGATGCCGAGAGAAAATCGCTCATTGTCTTTTTCAATATCCAGAACGACCGCCTGAACCACATCTCCCTTTTTATATATTTCGGAAGGATGTTTGATCCGCTTTGTCCATGACAAATCGGAGATATGAACCAATCCGTCAATTCCCTCATCGATACCGATAAAAAGACCGAAATCGGTAATATTTTTAATTTTGCCTTCAATCGTTGTTCCAACAGGATACTTGTCGCTGATCAGATCCCATGGATTCTGGGTCGCCTGCTTCATGCCCAGAGAAATCCGCCTGTTTTCAGGCTTGATATCCAGTACAACGGATTCGATGATATCGCCGACCGAAACCACTTTTGAAGGATGACGGACCTTTCGCGTCCAGGACATTTCTGAAACATGGATCAGGCCTTCCACGCCTTCTTCCAGTTCCACAAATGCGCCATAATCCGTCAGGCTGACTACTTTTCCGGTCACATGCGCTCCGACCGGATATTTTTCAAATGCCATCAGCCAGGGATCTTCGGTCAATTGTTTAATACCGAGAGACACCCGTTCTTTTTCAACGTCCAGGTTCAGCACCTTGACATTGATTTTATCACCGACCTCAAACAATTCCGACGGATGCTTTACACGGCCCCAGGAGATGTCCGTAATGTGCAAAAGCCCGTCCACACCGCCAAGATCGACAAACACACCATATTCGGTAATATTTTTAACCGTGCCGCCAACAACTTTGCCCTCTTCGATTGCCGCCAGGGTGGCAGTACGTTTGGACTCTCTCTCAGCTTCAAGGATAGCACGCCTTGACAGGACGATATTGCTGCGCTTTCGGTTATATTTTAAAATCTTAAATGTATAGGTTTTCCCCACCATCTCATCCAGATTCCGGATGGGACGAAGGTCTGCCTGAGATCCGGGCAGAAATGCCGCAACACCCACATCTACAGAAAAACCGCCCTTAACGCGGTTAACGATAATCCCTTCAACCGTTCCGTCCTCATCGTAAGCCTTCTTGATTTCTTCCCAGACCTTGATCTTAGCAGCCTTTTCCTTGGAAAGAACGACAACTTCCTCTTCGTCATCCCACCATTCAACCATGACTTCCACGCTATCGTTGAGTTTGGCGGTCATGTTCCCTTCGTCATCATAGAATTCACGAACGGATATCTGCCCTTCGGATTTGTAACCGATATCGACTACCACATATTCCTTATCGACAGAAATGATTTTGCCAGTAACGACTTCGCCTTCGGCAAATTTTTTAAAACTTTCTTCGTATAAATCCATCAGATTTTCTAAATCCCCAGAAATTTCAGATTCTTTCTGCTCAGATGAATCAATATCTGAAGAGATAGGCATCAGGTCTTCTTTCTGTACCGAAACATCAGTTTCGGCATCCCCTGATTGATCTGGTGAATCAATTGAACTGTTTTCTATAAAATTTTCCATGAAATCCACTTCCCCCTTGGCCTGATAAAATATACTGCTATACTGCAATTTGACAAAATTATCATATACGCATCATCGTGTCAAACCATCTTTAAGAAATCTTCTACATCTGTTTTGTAGACAGTGTCAATCCGGAAACAGGATAGTTTTTTGGATCAGCGCCCTGCGGGCGGACCGAGAAGCACTATTGCCGGTGCACTTTGTCTGAGTCAAAAGGGAAAACAGCCATTTCCGGGTGAACACTTCATGTACTGCCATCCGCAAACAAAATCGTCACGTTCACTAAGCTAATCTTCCAGTCCTTCAACAAGGCGCATACGAATATAAGAAATCATATGCTCTACGACTTGCTGAGCATTCAGATCTGTCGAATCTATGATGACAGCATCCTGCGCGGGAATCAACGGCGCCAGATTTCGAGTGCTGTCATTATGGTCTCTTCTCAGGATATCTCTTTCAACTTTCTCAAGATTTATGGCTGGTTGAGATTTTAATTCATTAAAACGCCTCAATGCCCTGGTATGACTTGCGGCATCCAGAAAAAATTTGATGTCTGCATCCGGAAACACAACCGTTCCCATGTCCCTTCCTTCGAACACGGCCCCCCTGCCTTTTCCCATCTCTCTCTGAAGATCGAACAGATATTTTCTGACGACCGCCCGTGCAGACACAGCCGATGACAACATCGTGACTTCAGGCGTCCGAATAAAGTCTGTGATATCTGAGCCATTGACTATCAGACGCTGTCCATTTTTTTCCGACACAAATTTTATATCGAGATGACGGCATACATATTCCAGTGCATCGTCCTGATCATCCGGATTGACACCCGAACGCTTTGCCTCATAGGCGATAGCCCGATATAAAGCGCCGGTATCAATATATCGATAGCCCAGCCTCACGGCCAGAATTTTACTGACAGTCGATTTGCCGGCGCCGGCAGGGCCATCGATGGTGATTACAAGCTTTTTCATGACATCACTTTTTCAAGCGCCCGGATGAACCGTACATTTTCCTCGTGAAGTCCGACCGTCACCCTTATATATTCCGGATAGCCGTACGAGGCCATGGAGCGGACAATCACACCATGGCGGAGAAGCTGTTCGTATACCTCATCCGCATTTTTCCGGACATCGATGAGAAAAAAATTGGTCTGGGACGGAAAATAATCAACCCCTGCTTTATCCAGTGACGCATACAGAAAATCCAATTCCCCGTGAACCAGACGAAGCGTTTTTTCAAAAAATTCTTTATCCTCCAGCGCTGCCATGGCAGCCACCTGTCCCAGAGAATTGACATTAAACGGCAGCCGTATCCGGTTTACAAGTTCTGCCAGCTGCTCTGGCATTACACCATAACCGATGCGGAGACCGGCGAGCCCATACACCTTGGAAAAGGTCCGAAGGACAACAATATTTTTCCCGCTGTCAAGGTAATCAATACCGGATAAACATTGAGGATCTCTGACAAATTCGACATATGCCTCATCGATCACGATTACGACCCCGGGGGGAACCGCTGCCAGAAAATCATCAAAATCCGATTTCCGGATAATGGTACCCGTCGGGTTGTTTGGATTACACAAAAAAATCATCCGGGTTTTTGAAGAAATACGGCGTTCAATATCCTTCAAGCAGATGGAAAATCCCTTCAGTGGAACATAAACCGACGTTGCACCGCAGCAGCGTACCGCAATATCATAAATTAAAAACGAGGGCTGCGGGATG
This genomic stretch from Desulfobacterales bacterium harbors:
- the sppA gene encoding signal peptide peptidase SppA, whose protein sequence is MFSRRHPFLFFSLALTGMLAGTVLMITLIIAVFFRMDYTDTHLSGEKVGIVEVNGVITDSKNLLHDIKQFREDSSIKAILVRINSPGGAVGPSQEIYREIRKTIETKAVVASMGSVVASGGYYIASATSGIMANPGTITGSIGVIMGYTNFQNILDKIGLVPVVVKSGEYKDMGSPVRTMKEEEKIVFQKFVDNIHQQFVNDVALGRHMDVDKLKKLADGRIFTGEQALNSGLVDRLGNLEDAVEWAGRMGGIKGKIASVYARKKKFSLVDYLADSSVNDIVKQVIQPNLHADYVYKPQ
- a CDS encoding 30S ribosomal protein S1 — encoded protein: MENFIENSSIDSPDQSGDAETDVSVQKEDLMPISSDIDSSEQKESEISGDLENLMDLYEESFKKFAEGEVVTGKIISVDKEYVVVDIGYKSEGQISVREFYDDEGNMTAKLNDSVEVMVEWWDDEEEVVVLSKEKAAKIKVWEEIKKAYDEDGTVEGIIVNRVKGGFSVDVGVAAFLPGSQADLRPIRNLDEMVGKTYTFKILKYNRKRSNIVLSRRAILEAERESKRTATLAAIEEGKVVGGTVKNITEYGVFVDLGGVDGLLHITDISWGRVKHPSELFEVGDKINVKVLNLDVEKERVSLGIKQLTEDPWLMAFEKYPVGAHVTGKVVSLTDYGAFVELEEGVEGLIHVSEMSWTRKVRHPSKVVSVGDIIESVVLDIKPENRRISLGMKQATQNPWDLISDKYPVGTTIEGKIKNITDFGLFIGIDEGIDGLVHISDLSWTKRIKHPSEIYKKGDVVQAVVLDIEKDNERFSLGIKQLQPDPWKSVAERYQVGSEITGNVTNVTDFGVFIELEEGIEGLVHVSEISKEKIKTPIGKYNIGDLVKAKVMNINCDERRIGLSIKRLEVEDDKALLTEYVNSMAPARSNFGEILRENLQEKLSEK
- the cmk gene encoding (d)CMP kinase, producing the protein MKKLVITIDGPAGAGKSTVSKILAVRLGYRYIDTGALYRAIAYEAKRSGVNPDDQDDALEYVCRHLDIKFVSEKNGQRLIVNGSDITDFIRTPEVTMLSSAVSARAVVRKYLFDLQREMGKGRGAVFEGRDMGTVVFPDADIKFFLDAASHTRALRRFNELKSQPAINLEKVERDILRRDHNDSTRNLAPLIPAQDAVIIDSTDLNAQQVVEHMISYIRMRLVEGLED
- the hisC gene encoding histidinol-phosphate transaminase: MKTHINDYILKIKPYLPGKPMEELEREYGIARSIKLASNENPLGPAPKALAAIEKSLSRLNRYPDGSCYDLIHTLSQRLNTSHQQIVLGNGSDEIITMLSKLLLSPGCEAIIPQPSFLIYDIAVRCCGATSVYVPLKGFSICLKDIERRISSKTRMIFLCNPNNPTGTIIRKSDFDDFLAAVPPGVVIVIDEAYVEFVRDPQCLSGIDYLDSGKNIVVLRTFSKVYGLAGLRIGYGVMPEQLAELVNRIRLPFNVNSLGQVAAMAALEDKEFFEKTLRLVHGELDFLYASLDKAGVDYFPSQTNFFLIDVRKNADEVYEQLLRHGVIVRSMASYGYPEYIRVTVGLHEENVRFIRALEKVMS